In the genome of Streptococcus oralis, one region contains:
- a CDS encoding ABC transporter ATP-binding protein — protein MTTLIEMNQVTKTYGEGKMKVVALHETNFQLNAGEFVAIVGPSGSGKTTFLTTLGQLQEASSGKILVKGKETGSLTEKEKTDLRFREFGFILQASNLIPFLTVKEQLDLIDRLDKGKNSKSDRKELFDLLDLEKVQDQYPNALSGGERQRAAIARALYNNPSIVLADEPTASLDTQRAYQVTEMLAAIAHEQGRGVVMITHDTRLLDKVDRIYVMNDGHLVEETHA, from the coding sequence ATGACAACATTGATAGAAATGAATCAAGTGACAAAAACTTACGGGGAAGGAAAGATGAAAGTCGTAGCCCTGCATGAGACGAATTTTCAGCTAAATGCGGGAGAGTTCGTAGCTATCGTTGGGCCCTCTGGCTCTGGAAAGACGACCTTTCTAACAACTCTAGGACAACTACAGGAAGCATCGAGTGGAAAGATTCTAGTCAAAGGGAAGGAAACAGGCAGTTTGACGGAGAAGGAAAAAACAGACCTCCGTTTTAGAGAGTTTGGCTTCATTCTTCAGGCTTCAAACTTAATTCCATTTCTAACGGTCAAGGAACAGCTGGATTTGATTGACAGACTAGATAAGGGAAAAAATAGTAAAAGTGACCGAAAAGAGCTGTTTGACTTGTTGGATTTGGAAAAAGTACAAGATCAGTATCCCAATGCTCTATCGGGTGGCGAACGTCAGCGTGCCGCGATTGCTAGAGCGCTCTATAACAATCCGAGCATCGTTCTTGCAGATGAGCCGACAGCTAGTCTGGATACCCAGCGTGCCTACCAAGTAACGGAGATGCTGGCTGCCATTGCCCATGAACAAGGAAGAGGAGTTGTTATGATTACGCATGATACCCGTCTTCTTGATA